In Mesorhizobium sp., one DNA window encodes the following:
- a CDS encoding ABC transporter permease — translation MGDKRGFEFWILAAFFAVFVLFLYGPLSAILILSFQGPNGGLTFPLNGVSVHWFGNLMEQQAVGDFGGSFRRSLALGVGVMLVTVAVSLLAGLAFRRKFIGATPLFYLVIASLVVPSIIISLGIGVMFQQLGMKPAWYSSAFGAHLTWTLPFGVLIMFAVFNRFSPAYEEAARDLGASSWQTFAHVLLPMIAPSLIGVGLFGFTLSYDEFARTLMTSGTYNTLPLEIYGMTTNVTTPVLYALGTVTTLVSFLVIAATLGAIAWLGRRRAAG, via the coding sequence ATGGGCGACAAGCGCGGCTTCGAGTTCTGGATCCTGGCGGCCTTCTTCGCGGTCTTCGTGCTGTTCCTCTACGGGCCGCTGTCGGCGATCCTGATCCTGTCGTTCCAGGGGCCGAACGGCGGGCTGACCTTCCCGCTCAACGGCGTCTCGGTGCACTGGTTCGGCAATCTCATGGAGCAGCAGGCGGTCGGCGATTTCGGCGGCTCGTTCCGGCGGTCGCTGGCGCTCGGGGTCGGGGTGATGCTGGTGACCGTTGCGGTGTCGCTGCTGGCGGGACTGGCCTTTCGCCGCAAATTCATCGGCGCCACGCCGCTGTTCTACCTGGTGATCGCCAGCCTCGTGGTGCCCTCGATCATCATCTCTCTCGGCATCGGCGTGATGTTCCAGCAGCTCGGCATGAAGCCGGCCTGGTATTCCTCGGCCTTCGGCGCGCATCTGACCTGGACACTGCCCTTCGGCGTGCTGATCATGTTCGCGGTGTTCAACCGATTCTCGCCCGCCTACGAGGAGGCGGCGCGGGACCTCGGCGCCTCGTCCTGGCAGACCTTCGCCCACGTGCTGTTGCCGATGATCGCGCCCTCGCTGATCGGCGTCGGCCTGTTCGGCTTCACGCTTTCCTATGACGAGTTCGCCCGCACGCTGATGACCTCCGGCACCTACAACACGCTGCCGCTCGAGATCTACGGCATGACCACCAATGTCACCACGCCGGTGCTCTATGCGCTCGGGACGGTGACGACGCTGGTCTCCTTCCTGGTCATCGCGGCGACGCTCGGCGCCATCGCCTGGCTCGGCCGCCGGCGCGCGGCCGGATGA
- a CDS encoding aspartate/glutamate racemase family protein, with protein MRILVVNPNTTASMTATIEAAARAAAGPGTAIEAATSAMGPASIEGYYDEALAVPGLLAEIRRGERAGADAAVIACFDDTGLDAARAMAAIPVIGICEAALASASFLAKRIGIVTTDPRARVPVEELVARYGMAGRVRVRAAGIPVLALEDPGSGAVARLREEIGRALDEDFAEAIVLGCAGMADLAAALQREFGVPVVDGVGAAVRQAEALLGLGLATSKRGAYAYPAQKSFAGMLAAFAPEAEPA; from the coding sequence ATGCGCATTCTCGTCGTCAATCCGAACACCACCGCGTCGATGACGGCGACGATCGAGGCCGCCGCGCGTGCCGCCGCGGGACCGGGCACGGCGATCGAGGCGGCGACGTCGGCGATGGGGCCGGCATCGATCGAGGGCTATTATGACGAGGCGCTCGCCGTGCCAGGCCTGCTGGCCGAGATCCGGCGCGGCGAACGGGCCGGCGCCGATGCGGCGGTGATCGCCTGTTTCGACGACACCGGGCTCGACGCGGCCCGCGCGATGGCGGCGATCCCCGTCATCGGCATCTGCGAGGCGGCGCTCGCCAGCGCATCCTTCCTGGCCAAGCGCATCGGCATCGTCACCACCGATCCGCGCGCCCGCGTCCCGGTGGAAGAGCTGGTGGCGCGCTACGGCATGGCGGGGCGGGTGCGCGTCCGCGCCGCGGGCATCCCGGTGCTGGCGCTGGAAGATCCCGGATCGGGAGCCGTCGCCCGCCTGCGCGAGGAGATCGGCCGGGCGCTCGATGAGGATTTCGCGGAGGCGATCGTGCTCGGCTGCGCCGGCATGGCAGACCTCGCGGCCGCCCTCCAGCGCGAATTCGGCGTCCCGGTCGTCGACGGGGTGGGTGCTGCGGTCAGGCAGGCGGAGGCGCTGCTGGGGCTCGGGCTTGCGACGTCGAAGCGCGGCGCCTATGCCTATCCGGCGCAGAAGAGCTTCGCGGGTATGCTCGCCGCGTTCGCGCCCGAGGCCGAACCCGCCTGA
- a CDS encoding GNAT family N-acetyltransferase, whose product MTPTIRTLSLAEVATLVDWAAGEGWNPGRDDAAAFHAADPEGFLGAFIGDEMVAGIAAVAYGADFGFIGLYICRPDMRGQGYGKAVWDAGMARLAGRTIGLDGVPAQQANYRGMGFADDYRTFRWSGRFDGERPSGPVRPVTPDLLASIAAFDRLHFPAPRTDFLQRWVAKPHAALVSMDGEVMRGYGVARACRDGFKVGPLFADDLGVAITLLTALASSCNGDIHIDVPGPQERFSRLLEAAGLSQGFETARMYRGPAPAIRLGGVYAVTSLELG is encoded by the coding sequence ATGACACCGACGATCAGGACGCTTTCCCTCGCCGAAGTCGCAACGCTCGTCGACTGGGCGGCCGGCGAAGGCTGGAACCCCGGCCGCGACGACGCGGCCGCGTTCCACGCCGCCGATCCGGAAGGATTTCTCGGCGCCTTCATTGGCGACGAGATGGTCGCGGGCATCGCGGCGGTCGCCTATGGCGCCGACTTCGGCTTCATCGGCCTCTACATCTGCCGGCCGGACATGCGGGGCCAGGGCTACGGCAAGGCAGTGTGGGATGCCGGCATGGCACGGCTTGCCGGGCGGACCATCGGACTCGACGGCGTCCCCGCGCAGCAGGCCAACTACCGCGGGATGGGCTTCGCGGACGATTACCGAACGTTTCGCTGGTCGGGGCGTTTTGACGGAGAGCGGCCGTCCGGCCCCGTACGGCCGGTGACGCCCGATCTCCTGGCCTCCATTGCCGCATTCGACCGCCTGCATTTTCCCGCACCTCGGACGGACTTCCTCCAGCGCTGGGTGGCGAAGCCGCATGCGGCGCTCGTCTCCATGGACGGTGAAGTGATGCGCGGCTACGGCGTCGCCCGTGCCTGCCGCGACGGCTTCAAGGTCGGGCCGTTGTTCGCGGACGACTTGGGGGTCGCCATCACGTTGCTCACAGCGCTGGCAAGCAGCTGCAACGGCGACATCCACATCGACGTTCCGGGCCCGCAGGAGCGGTTTTCCCGCTTGCTCGAGGCGGCGGGCCTGTCGCAGGGTTTCGAGACGGCGCGGATGTATCGCGGGCCGGCGCCGGCCATCCGGCTCGGCGGCGTCTACGCGGTGACGAGCCTGGAGCTCGGCTGA
- a CDS encoding coniferyl aldehyde dehydrogenase, translating to MLQTSRDFLTTAFETQKAAFARDLFPDLAARRASLKRLLALTENHEPEFCAAIDADFGGRSAHETRLAETVVVRAGIRHALSHLSSWMAEKRMPTAMPFLPARNRLLPQPLGVVGIVSPWNYPFQLALAPATAALAAGNRVLIKPSELTPRFSDLLASLAAKYFSPDQLNVVLGDAEVGKAFVSMPFDHLLFTGSTSVGRQVALAAAANLTPVTLELGGKSPAILDPSCDLDKAVASVAYGKLLNAGQTCIAPDYLMVPKGKGRDIAGRMAQAMTRLYPSFAGNPDYTAIVSDRHHARLKGMVEEGRAGGAEVIEVNPAGESFGNTRKLAPAIVLDANPDTRLMQEEIFGPILPIVEYGDVGEAIAYVNERDRPLALYWFGKDAAARRRVLRETVAGGVTINDCLMHIAQEDQPFGGVGASGMGAYHGEWGFRTFSKEKPIFVQSPLSAGGMLRPPYGSAFERVLRLFKLMT from the coding sequence ATGCTTCAGACCAGCCGGGATTTCCTGACGACGGCATTCGAGACTCAGAAGGCGGCGTTTGCGCGCGATCTCTTTCCGGATCTCGCCGCGCGGCGTGCGAGCCTGAAGCGGCTCCTGGCATTGACCGAGAACCACGAGCCCGAATTCTGCGCGGCGATCGACGCCGATTTCGGCGGCCGCTCGGCGCATGAGACGCGGCTGGCCGAGACCGTCGTGGTGCGTGCGGGCATCCGCCACGCGCTGTCGCATCTCTCCTCCTGGATGGCCGAGAAGCGCATGCCGACCGCGATGCCGTTCTTGCCCGCCCGCAACCGGCTGCTGCCGCAGCCGCTCGGCGTCGTCGGCATCGTCTCGCCGTGGAACTATCCGTTCCAGCTGGCGCTCGCACCGGCGACGGCCGCGCTTGCCGCCGGCAACCGGGTGCTGATCAAGCCCTCGGAACTGACGCCGCGGTTTTCCGACCTGCTCGCATCGCTCGCGGCGAAATACTTCTCGCCCGACCAGCTGAACGTCGTCCTCGGCGACGCCGAAGTCGGCAAGGCGTTCGTTTCGATGCCGTTCGACCATCTGCTGTTCACCGGTTCGACTTCGGTCGGCCGCCAGGTCGCGCTCGCCGCGGCCGCCAACTTGACGCCGGTGACGCTCGAACTCGGCGGCAAGTCGCCGGCGATCCTCGATCCCTCCTGCGACCTCGACAAGGCGGTCGCCAGCGTCGCCTACGGCAAGCTCCTCAATGCCGGCCAGACCTGCATCGCGCCGGATTACCTGATGGTGCCGAAAGGCAAAGGCCGCGACATCGCCGGCAGGATGGCGCAGGCGATGACGAGGCTTTATCCGAGCTTCGCCGGCAATCCCGATTACACGGCCATCGTCTCCGACCGGCACCATGCGCGGCTGAAGGGCATGGTCGAGGAGGGGCGCGCCGGCGGCGCCGAGGTGATCGAGGTCAATCCGGCCGGCGAGAGCTTCGGCAATACGCGCAAACTGGCCCCCGCGATCGTCCTCGATGCCAATCCGGACACGAGGCTGATGCAGGAGGAGATTTTCGGTCCCATCCTGCCGATCGTCGAATATGGCGATGTCGGCGAGGCGATCGCCTACGTCAACGAGCGCGACCGGCCGCTTGCCCTCTACTGGTTCGGCAAGGATGCCGCCGCCCGGCGCCGCGTGCTGCGCGAGACGGTGGCCGGCGGCGTGACGATCAACGACTGCCTGATGCACATCGCCCAGGAGGACCAGCCCTTCGGCGGCGTCGGGGCCTCGGGCATGGGCGCCTATCACGGCGAATGGGGTTTTCGGACCTTCAGCAAGGAGAAGCCGATCTTCGTCCAGTCGCCGCTCTCCGCCGGCGGCATGCTGCGTCCGCCCTACGGTTCGGCATTCGAGCGCGTACTGCGCCTGTTCAAGCTGATGACCTGA
- a CDS encoding glutamine synthetase beta-grasp domain-containing protein, producing MTKYKLEYIWLDGYTPVPNLRGKTQIKEFDAFPTLEQLPLWGFDGSSTMQAEGHSSDCVLKPVAIYPDPARTNGALVMCEVMMPDGVTPHASNKRATILDDEDAWFGFEQEYFFYKDGRPLGFPTTGYPAPQGPYYTGVGYKNVGDVARQLVEEHLDLCLAAGINHEGINAEVAKGQWEFQIFGKGSKKAADQIWMARYLLLRLCEKHGIDIEFHCKPLGDTDWNGSGMHCNFSTKFMREVGGKAYFEALMAAFDKNLMDHISVYGPDNDKRLTGKHETAPWNKFSYGVADRGASIRVPHSFVKNDYKGYLEDRRPNSQGDPYQIASVVLKTIAEVPTEAYAKAA from the coding sequence ATGACCAAGTACAAGTTGGAGTATATCTGGCTCGACGGCTACACCCCCGTCCCGAACTTGCGCGGCAAGACCCAGATCAAGGAATTCGACGCCTTTCCGACGCTGGAGCAGCTCCCGCTGTGGGGCTTCGACGGGTCGTCGACGATGCAGGCCGAAGGCCATTCCTCCGATTGCGTGCTGAAGCCCGTCGCCATCTATCCAGACCCGGCGCGCACCAACGGCGCCTTGGTCATGTGCGAGGTCATGATGCCCGACGGCGTCACCCCGCATGCCTCCAACAAGCGCGCCACGATCCTCGACGACGAGGACGCCTGGTTCGGCTTCGAGCAGGAATATTTCTTCTACAAGGACGGCCGCCCGCTCGGCTTCCCGACCACTGGCTATCCGGCACCGCAGGGTCCCTACTACACCGGCGTCGGCTACAAGAATGTCGGCGACGTGGCCCGCCAGCTCGTCGAGGAGCATCTCGACCTGTGCCTCGCCGCCGGCATCAACCATGAAGGCATCAACGCCGAAGTGGCGAAGGGCCAGTGGGAATTCCAGATCTTCGGCAAGGGTTCGAAGAAGGCGGCCGACCAGATCTGGATGGCACGCTACCTGCTGCTCCGGCTCTGCGAGAAGCACGGCATCGACATCGAGTTCCACTGCAAGCCGCTCGGCGACACCGACTGGAACGGCTCGGGCATGCACTGCAATTTCTCGACCAAGTTCATGCGCGAAGTCGGCGGCAAGGCCTATTTCGAGGCCCTGATGGCGGCCTTCGACAAGAACCTGATGGACCACATCTCCGTTTACGGTCCGGACAACGACAAGCGCCTGACCGGCAAGCACGAGACCGCTCCGTGGAACAAGTTCTCCTACGGCGTGGCCGACCGCGGCGCCTCGATCCGCGTGCCGCATTCCTTCGTCAAGAACGACTACAAGGGCTATCTCGAGGATCGCCGCCCGAACTCGCAGGGCGACCCCTACCAGATCGCCTCGGTCGTGCTGAAGACGATCGCGGAAGTCCCGACCGAGGCATACGCCAAGGCGGCCTGA
- a CDS encoding DUF2735 domain-containing protein, producing the protein MMTNTQHGQSAKILQFPLGGRAGFLARHEPLAPAAQAPVVDVHGWYHEEAIRDAEQAKKH; encoded by the coding sequence ATGATGACCAACACCCAACACGGCCAAAGCGCCAAGATCCTTCAGTTTCCCCTCGGCGGTCGCGCCGGCTTTCTCGCGCGTCATGAGCCCCTCGCGCCGGCGGCGCAGGCGCCGGTCGTCGATGTGCACGGCTGGTATCACGAAGAGGCCATCCGCGACGCGGAGCAGGCCAAGAAGCACTGA